A region of Spirochaetaceae bacterium DNA encodes the following proteins:
- a CDS encoding RES domain-containing protein, which yields MRAYRIGDPAGRFPVWSTAGARRVSGRWHEAGAEVIYASESYSTAMLETLAHWNGAPPPNQHFVEITIPTGTSHEVVTADLVRDWSHPDGEAARRFGRAWYADIRSTLLIVPSVVARMERNIVINTRHADFDRLTVGLETPVWWDQRLFRDSD from the coding sequence ATGCGTGCCTATCGGATCGGCGATCCTGCTGGCCGGTTTCCGGTGTGGAGCACGGCAGGCGCCAGACGCGTGTCCGGCCGGTGGCACGAGGCCGGCGCCGAAGTAATCTACGCCTCCGAATCCTATTCGACAGCCATGTTGGAGACGCTCGCCCATTGGAACGGAGCGCCGCCGCCGAACCAGCACTTCGTCGAGATCACGATACCTACGGGCACCAGCCATGAGGTGGTAACGGCCGATCTCGTTCGCGATTGGTCCCATCCGGACGGGGAGGCGGCCCGCCGCTTCGGTCGCGCGTGGTATGCCGACATCCGAAGTACACTCCTGATCGTCCCGTCGGTCGTGGCACGTATGGAGCGCAACATAGTCATCAACACGCGGCATGCAGATTTCGATCGCTTGACGGTCGGTCTGGAAACCCCCGTCTGGTGGGACCAGCGCCTCTTTCGCGACTCCGACTGA
- a CDS encoding ABC transporter substrate-binding protein: protein DSAAAADKKYVTDPTTGKVVVAPEYGGTLTFVLEAEPDNADTHFGNLAALVSGHTVEKLGNMDWAIDRDVFSFKSNYQPLSLFRGHLAESWDTPDPLTIIFNIRKGVNWQDKAPMNGREFTAADVEFNLQRLLGLGDFAEAGPSPYNYQRPPGESVTATDRYTVVIKLAEPSSEALIKHLGMSLAYMNAPEVIQQYGDVKDWRNLVGTGPYSLTDWTEGSSFTLQKNPGYWKDDEKYPGNRLPYIDEMQGLFVKEKATRLAGLRSGNIDFIGAPAGWAHIVSVEVVESLQKSNPEIVLNPVFHRSDQSYVPDATKPPFDDVRVRQAMQMALDLEGINNTYYKGTAMWQPQGLIGEGITGYFTPFEEWPEEVKNGYRYDPDRAEALLDEAGYPRGADGTRFKTVLNHFHRFDLGYSELAATYWADIGVDVEINVLDEASGSATRRNRTWEGLLFHLLGSNNPPLSELRNNVHSSGDNLHGIRYPELDSLIEAAEATTSEEERQKLLKEVDMYTMENHWWIWGPKAGSYMAHQPWVIGFNGEVWLSFMDRSILSRLWIDSALKAEMGH from the coding sequence GCGACTCGGCAGCCGCCGCCGACAAGAAGTATGTGACCGACCCCACCACCGGCAAGGTGGTGGTCGCGCCAGAGTATGGCGGGACATTGACCTTTGTCTTGGAAGCCGAGCCAGACAATGCTGACACCCATTTCGGGAATCTCGCAGCATTGGTCTCCGGCCACACTGTAGAGAAGCTGGGAAACATGGACTGGGCAATAGATAGGGACGTATTTTCCTTCAAAAGCAATTACCAGCCTCTATCCCTTTTTAGAGGGCATCTGGCTGAGAGCTGGGACACGCCCGACCCACTGACGATCATCTTCAACATCCGCAAGGGTGTGAACTGGCAAGACAAGGCACCGATGAACGGGAGAGAGTTTACTGCTGCTGATGTCGAATTCAACTTGCAGCGACTGCTGGGCTTGGGCGACTTTGCCGAAGCCGGACCGAGCCCCTATAACTATCAGCGGCCACCTGGCGAGTCGGTCACGGCCACCGACAGATACACGGTTGTTATCAAGCTGGCCGAGCCTAGCAGCGAAGCTCTTATAAAGCATCTCGGCATGAGCCTCGCCTATATGAACGCCCCTGAGGTCATCCAGCAGTACGGTGACGTGAAGGACTGGAGGAATTTGGTCGGTACCGGGCCCTATTCCCTTACTGACTGGACCGAGGGCAGCTCCTTTACCTTGCAGAAGAATCCTGGCTACTGGAAAGACGACGAGAAGTATCCGGGGAATCGTCTGCCCTATATTGACGAGATGCAGGGCCTTTTCGTCAAGGAGAAAGCGACCCGTCTGGCGGGACTGCGCTCTGGTAATATTGATTTCATCGGTGCCCCTGCTGGTTGGGCTCATATAGTATCGGTCGAAGTAGTCGAAAGCCTCCAGAAGAGCAACCCCGAAATCGTGCTGAACCCGGTGTTTCATCGTTCGGACCAAAGTTATGTTCCGGACGCGACCAAGCCGCCTTTTGACGATGTCAGGGTGCGCCAGGCGATGCAGATGGCACTAGACCTCGAGGGCATTAACAATACCTACTACAAGGGCACGGCAATGTGGCAGCCTCAGGGCCTGATAGGGGAAGGCATCACCGGGTATTTCACCCCCTTTGAAGAGTGGCCCGAAGAGGTCAAGAACGGCTATCGGTACGATCCGGATCGGGCGGAAGCCTTGCTGGATGAGGCCGGATATCCGCGCGGCGCCGACGGAACTCGATTCAAGACTGTGTTGAACCATTTCCATAGATTTGATTTAGGTTATAGTGAATTAGCTGCCACCTATTGGGCTGATATTGGCGTTGATGTAGAGATCAACGTATTGGATGAAGCTAGTGGTAGTGCTACTCGAAGAAACCGTACTTGGGAGGGTCTACTATTTCACCTTTTGGGCAGCAATAATCCTCCGCTGTCTGAACTACGCAACAACGTACACTCGAGCGGTGATAACTTACACGGAATCCGGTACCCTGAATTGGATTCCCTTATTGAAGCCGCCGAAGCCACTACTTCCGAAGAGGAGCGGCAGAAACTGCTCAAAGAGGTGGATATGTACACCATGGAGAACCACTGGTGGATATGGGGTCCTAAAGCTGGAAGCTACATGGCGCACCAGCCGTGGGTCATCGGCTTTAACGGTGAAGTCTGGCTTTCATTTATGGATCGTTCTATCTTATCCCGCCTCTGGATTGATAGTGCGTTAAAGGCAGAAATGGGCCACTAG
- a CDS encoding ABC transporter permease, which yields MSQGSGRTRFLTRLVKEKPLGTASGVVVLILILVAVFADVIAPYPIGERHLPDRLQGSSAQYLLGTDHLGRDLLSRIIHGARISLTVGLAATTLNVLIAVLIGGTSGFLGGRLDLVVQRFVDAWMSFPGLLLLLTIISIVGKGLLQLILVLGISGGIVGSRVLRSAVIGIKGNDYFQSALAIGASKWGILLRHVLPNIAAPIIVVFSINVGGVIISEAALSFLGFGLPIEIPSWGGLLSREGRQYMEAAPHLAFWPGLALTVTVYSLNMLGDAVRDLLDPRLRGGGGGFGAGAAGSV from the coding sequence GTGAGTCAGGGCAGCGGGCGCACGCGTTTCTTGACCCGGCTGGTCAAGGAGAAGCCGCTCGGCACGGCGAGCGGCGTGGTCGTATTGATACTGATTCTGGTGGCTGTTTTCGCCGACGTCATCGCTCCCTATCCAATTGGTGAGAGGCACCTTCCCGACCGATTGCAGGGCTCATCAGCCCAGTATCTGCTCGGTACCGACCACCTCGGGCGCGACCTCCTGAGCCGCATCATCCACGGCGCCCGTATCTCCCTGACGGTGGGTCTGGCCGCCACCACGCTCAACGTTCTGATCGCTGTTCTGATAGGCGGCACCTCAGGGTTCCTCGGCGGCAGACTGGACCTGGTGGTGCAGCGGTTCGTCGATGCCTGGATGTCTTTCCCGGGACTGCTGCTGTTGTTGACCATCATATCCATCGTGGGCAAGGGGCTGTTGCAGCTCATCCTGGTCCTGGGCATCTCGGGCGGCATCGTCGGCTCGCGAGTGCTCAGGAGCGCCGTTATCGGCATAAAGGGGAACGACTACTTTCAGTCCGCGCTGGCGATTGGCGCCTCGAAATGGGGGATACTGCTGCGCCATGTGCTTCCCAATATCGCGGCTCCGATAATCGTTGTCTTCAGTATCAACGTCGGCGGGGTGATTATCTCGGAGGCTGCGTTGAGCTTCCTTGGATTCGGTCTGCCGATCGAGATTCCCAGCTGGGGTGGTCTGCTCAGCAGGGAGGGGCGCCAGTACATGGAGGCGGCGCCGCACCTCGCCTTTTGGCCCGGCCTGGCTCTGACGGTTACCGTGTACAGCCTGAACATGCTCGGCGACGCGGTGCGCGACCTGCTCGACCCGCGGCTGAGGGGTGGCGGTGGTGGTTTCGGTGCCGGAGCCGCCGGGTCGGTTTAG
- a CDS encoding DUF5615 family PIN-like protein yields MKLLLDQNLPRSLIQTLAVTFPGSEHVIGLGLDDAPDAHIYDYAGQNGFTIVSKDSDFRQLSFLHGAPPKVVWLRVGNCTVRELVALLTENEHRLLEFDTAVESLLIVERPTS; encoded by the coding sequence GTGAAGCTTCTTCTCGACCAGAATCTCCCACGAAGCCTCATTCAGACGTTGGCCGTCACGTTTCCAGGTTCCGAACACGTAATCGGTCTTGGATTGGACGATGCCCCCGATGCACATATCTACGATTACGCGGGACAGAACGGTTTCACGATCGTCTCCAAGGACAGCGACTTCCGACAATTGAGTTTCCTGCACGGGGCACCACCCAAAGTGGTGTGGCTGCGCGTCGGGAACTGTACGGTGAGAGAGCTTGTTGCACTGCTCACCGAGAACGAGCATCGACTATTGGAGTTCGACACGGCTGTCGAGAGTCTCCTCATTGTCGAGCGTCCGACCTCGTAG
- a CDS encoding ABC transporter permease gives MRAYIIRRLLLVIPTLLILSILVFLSVRFIPGDVIDVMVGRLAFSGVGGVDREALEQMLGLDQPVYVQYGRWMGGILLHGTFGDSLMGDWSVEEKILGRLPVTIELGVLSIVIGLLIALPVGIYSAIRQDTAVDYAGRSIAILGLATPNFWLALMVMIYPAIWWGWSPPMRLITFSEDPLGNLGMFLIPSLILGTYLAAATMRMTRTMMLEVLRQDYIRTAWSKGLKERAVVVRHAVKNVLIPVVTLIGLQLPILVGGSVIMENIFNLPGLGRLGLDALNNRDYPVVAGINLVFAAAVMGINLMIDLVYAFLDPRVRYQQ, from the coding sequence ATGAGAGCCTATATCATCAGGCGGTTATTGCTCGTAATCCCCACTCTGTTGATCTTGAGCATCCTCGTCTTTCTCTCGGTCCGCTTCATCCCAGGCGATGTAATAGACGTAATGGTGGGCAGGTTGGCATTCTCGGGGGTGGGTGGGGTCGACCGTGAAGCGCTCGAGCAGATGCTCGGATTGGACCAGCCGGTCTACGTGCAGTATGGACGCTGGATGGGAGGTATTCTCCTGCACGGCACCTTTGGCGACTCATTGATGGGCGATTGGTCGGTAGAGGAGAAGATACTAGGTAGATTGCCGGTAACCATCGAGCTGGGTGTGCTGTCCATCGTAATAGGGCTGTTGATAGCCCTGCCGGTCGGCATCTACTCGGCGATTCGCCAGGATACGGCGGTCGACTACGCCGGCCGCTCCATCGCCATCCTGGGCCTGGCAACGCCCAACTTCTGGCTCGCCCTCATGGTCATGATCTACCCGGCCATCTGGTGGGGCTGGTCGCCGCCGATGCGGCTGATCACGTTCAGCGAAGACCCGCTGGGGAACCTCGGCATGTTCCTGATTCCGAGCCTGATTCTGGGGACCTACCTTGCTGCGGCTACCATGCGGATGACGCGCACGATGATGCTGGAGGTGCTGAGGCAGGACTACATCAGGACGGCGTGGTCCAAGGGTCTGAAGGAGCGGGCGGTGGTAGTGCGGCACGCGGTCAAGAACGTCCTCATCCCGGTGGTTACCCTGATAGGCCTGCAGTTGCCTATCCTGGTAGGCGGCTCGGTTATCATGGAGAACATATTCAACCTGCCGGGGCTGGGTCGTCTCGGGCTGGATGCCCTCAATAACAGAGACTACCCGGTGGTCGCCGGCATCAATCTGGTGTTCGCCGCCGCGGTGATGGGGATCAACCTGATGATCGACCTGGTCTATGCGTTCCTGGATCCCAGGGTCCGCTATCAGCAGTGA
- a CDS encoding DUF433 domain-containing protein: MNDFLDHIVIDPARRSGKPCIRGTRITVYDVLEYLAGGMSTEELLGEFPELTRDDVQAVLQFAAARERRLASSHG, translated from the coding sequence ATGAACGATTTCCTGGATCACATAGTCATTGATCCGGCCCGGCGTTCGGGCAAGCCGTGCATTCGTGGGACTCGCATCACGGTCTACGACGTTCTCGAATACTTGGCCGGAGGAATGTCAACGGAGGAGCTTCTCGGCGAGTTCCCCGAGCTGACCCGCGATGATGTGCAGGCAGTCCTACAGTTCGCCGCGGCCCGGGAACGAAGGTTGGCCTCCAGTCACGGGTGA
- a CDS encoding DUF4926 domain-containing protein, protein MKFRLLDTVVLTRDHEEFGLRRGDVGAVVEVYQPDRFEVEFVTASGKTEAVVTLGDNDLRPVCDSDLLSVRPVVQRSA, encoded by the coding sequence ATGAAGTTCAGACTACTAGATACGGTCGTGCTCACGAGAGATCATGAGGAGTTTGGACTCCGACGCGGAGACGTTGGAGCGGTGGTTGAGGTCTATCAGCCTGACAGGTTTGAAGTCGAGTTCGTCACCGCGTCCGGAAAGACAGAAGCTGTTGTGACGCTGGGGGATAACGATCTGCGTCCTGTCTGCGATTCTGACCTTCTGTCGGTGAGACCCGTCGTGCAGCGATCGGCATAG